TGTATAAACCTGCTTCCCACCCTTCGACTCTGCTCGGGTGAATGTGATATCCATATCACTGCTTTCAATGTGGTTTTAGTGGAATAGACCCTCTCCACTATGGCTTGTTCTACTAGTAGCGATGTCTCTTGGTCTAGAGCAGAAGTGGGCTCTATTCACAGACAAAATAAATTTGGGATATAAGAGTCATCGTCTGAAGCGAAAGACTCACCATCAAGTAGTAGTATCTCTGCCGTGTCCAAAGATATGGCTGCAGCCAGCAAAATTCGTTGACCTTCGCCTCCACTAAGGTTCATCCAAGAACGGTGCCAAAGGTCTGCCTGTATCTCAAACGCTTCTCCTACTTCAATGGCACGCGCGAGTAACTCATTCGGCGAGCTGTTAGCATTGTCACGCGCCAGAGCCTGGTGGGACCGCAGCTTCGTAATGGTGACAAGGAAGTCGAACGGAGAGCCAGGCAAAAGAGAAGGCCGCTGAGGCACGTACAAAATTTTTGTTCTATATGCAGGAATTCCTATGATAGTATTTAGAAGTCAGGTATAAGGATTCCAGCTGTGAAATGGAGTCcgcaccataatccagagCAGTCCTAACAAGACATATGAAGCGGGGAAAAAACATGGAATATGGTGCTTACCGTCCTCTATACAGACTTTCACCGGTGTGCATGGTCAAATGGGAGATACATTTGAGCAACGTCGATTTACCCGACCCACTTCTTCCTTGCAGCACCACAATGTCGCCTAACAGTGAAATTATATAATTGGAGGTCTAATTGTGCAAATTTTGTGCTTACCTTCATTAACAGTAAAACTGATATTAGAGAATATGTTGGTCCCTCTTTTAAGGTAGCAAGTAATATCCCGAAGTTCCAGAACAGGTGCCCCCATTTATTGTCGCAAAGGGCAAAGATCAGTCGCGCCATCCCAATTGCCACCAAGGTCTCACGTGAACTGGTAAACATGAAGTGACATCATTTATCCAATTTTGGCTCGTTCATCCATCCACCGTATGAATTATGGCAAACCGCGCTATGCACTATTGAGAACGAACTGTATAACATGGTGAATGATTTAAGAGCGAGCATAAGCAGATGTCATTCACAGCTGGCTAGATAAGAGCCGCGTTAGCAGCT
This Psilocybe cubensis strain MGC-MH-2018 chromosome 3, whole genome shotgun sequence DNA region includes the following protein-coding sequences:
- a CDS encoding Phosphate import ATP-binding protein PstB 1; this encodes MGAPVLELRDITCYLKRGTNIFSNISFTVNEGDIVVLQGRSGSGKSTLLKCISHLTMHTGESLYRGRTALDYGIPAYRTKILYVPQRPSLLPGSPFDFLVTITKLRSHQALARDNANSSPNELLARAIEVGEAFEIQADLWHRSWMNLSGGEGQRILLAAAISLDTAEILLLDEPTSALDQETSLLVEQAIVERVYSTKTTLKAVIWISHSPEQSRRVGSRFIHLSAGGCYETDDPTPSPSPSTPVG